The nucleotide sequence ACGCCTGGATGGTTGGTTGAACTGATGAGGAGAAAGAACGGTGTGGATGCGAAGCTGGTGATAGAGAAGGTGATTACGAAGACCGATCTCAAAGCAGACCAAGGACGTCTCTTGATCCCCTTTAAGCAGATAATAGAAGACTTCTTGAACGAGAGAGAGTTGAGCATCGTGGAGGAGCATCACAGAGCAGATCGAGATGAAGGACTCAAAGGAGTTGACGTGATCCTGTTGGATGGTAACGATGCTGAGGTGCAATGGAACGCTAACCTGAGGATATGGGAGATGAGGAGCAGTTTCAACTACGCCTTGTGTTCTGGTTGGAACCAGTTCGTCCGCGACAACGACCTAGAGGTTAACCAGACTCGTCGCCTCTGGTCCTTCCACTCTCGAGATGGGACACTCTTTCTTGCTTTCGATCCTCTCACTCCAGCTCAACCACAATCTCAAGATGAGGAGGGTATGGCTCTAGCTCTGGTTCCATTTAACCCTGAAGCTTCATCTTCATCCTTGGGTTCGTTTGTGTGTGAAGAGGCAAACAGGAGACTTTTACCTAAGATTCCAAGGAGTAGCAGAAGTCCTCGTGTTTGTGTTTCGCCTCCAACAAGTGACTCCAGCGATCTCTACCTCGACGAGGGTTTGGATCTAAACAGAACACCACCTCCAGAGATGGATCCTCTCGAGGCTGTACAAGAGATGCATATTAGGTGGACATCACAGGAAGCCATCACTGAGACCTCACTAGTATCCTTCACAGAGACTACCACGGTGGACCTCAAGCTCCGGTTGTGATTAGAGATTCAGGGGGAAACAGCTCTGCTCTATGTGACTTGGTCTTTGTTTATTCTGAACCCTAGCTCTCTCTATTGCCGTGTCATGCAAGTATATTCTTTTAGGCATTCAAATGAATTTTTTGGTTATTCCTTTTTCCTTATTGTTGAGTGTTGTAGCTACCTTGATCGTATGAGTGGATGGATGATAACAATgtttatttttggtgatttgcgTTTCAATATGGTCTGACTATGTTGATGAGTGAATGATTTAACCGGGATAAACCAAATAATTACACAAGGAAAGATAATCAAAGCAAATTCAATGCAGCACAGAAACAACAAATTAACAGACTTCAGATGAGAGAAATGTGATGTCATAGTATTCAGAAAAGATTTAAACTTTTACTCAATTAGTAGCAGAGAGTGAGGCCATGAACCAAGAGAAGAAGCCAAGCCTTGTGCTTAAGAAGCGACCCAAGAGCGTCCTTCTTCTCCATCCTTTTCGCCTTTCCAAATTTCCAGAAAGACATTTACAAAGCAGAAGGTAAAAGTATGCAATGGactaaaggaaaagaaataAATACCTGATGTTGCATATATAAGAATTTGATTTTCAATGACTAAGAAACCTCTAAAAGCTAAAGAAGCAAGAGACAACCAGCTGCTGAGCATTCTGCAAACAACATCATTGTCATCATCTTGCCTGCTGCTGTCGAACAGCTTTTGATGTTCCTCGCGACTTATTGGAGTGTTCTTGATCTAATAGCTTCTGTTTCAGTCGGTTTTGTCTACCACGATCTGGACACCACATTCAATAATTTCGAGAGACGTGG is from Brassica napus cultivar Da-Ae chromosome A4, Da-Ae, whole genome shotgun sequence and encodes:
- the LOC125608273 gene encoding B3 domain-containing protein At2g31720-like, with translation MVTRDDDDANKRGEGSSQEGEKRCFDLFAALLHAYGDDETRARRGQEEQARNMLMIHTITSAATNAFLRGKRKIDDECKNQENTASSSYTSSSSHVVESKRRRVESNDEPIRAQPIREIKPPVKERKRPVKQKEPVRREPGVTPGWLVELMRRKNGVDAKLVIEKVITKTDLKADQGRLLIPFKQIIEDFLNERELSIVEEHHRADRDEGLKGVDVILLDGNDAEVQWNANLRIWEMRSSFNYALCSGWNQFVRDNDLEVNQTRRLWSFHSRDGTLFLAFDPLTPAQPQSQDEEGMALALVPFNPEASSSSLGSFVCEEANRRLLPKIPRSSRSPRVCVSPPTSDSSDLYLDEGLDLNRTPPPEMDPLEAVQEMHIRWTSQEAITETSLVSFTETTTVDLKLRL